AGTATTCCGGGATGCCGAGGGCACGATGTGACGGACGTATTACGGAGAGGATGGAGAAAGTACTCACGCCGATGGGTGCATATGTACGTTACTGAAAACGCCCTATCGAGACGTACGGGAACGGGGCGTGTTGACGACCCTGCGCGACGATCCGTGGGGGGGCACCGGTCTATTCTGTGTTCCGTAGGAACGAGGCAGCGACGGGCAGGTGATCGCTGGTGGCGGCCATCGAGTCGGCCGGGAGGGGGCGCGCCACGTGCGCCGAGCCGTCCACGAGACGATCAGAGAGGGCAGAGTTGGGCAGAAGATAGTCGAGCTGGCGGACGGGATCGTCCGAGGGATGGGTGGGCGTGGGGCGGTTGGACAGTGGGTCGGTAAGCTGGACGCGTCCCGGGATGCGCCCGGGCCGGACCGAATCCGGCGCCGGCCGACCGGGGTCGTTGAGCAGGAGGCGCAGTTCGGGGCTGTCGGAGAGTGAGTTCAGGTCGCCCGCCACCAGCATCTTGGCCGCCGGTCGGGCGCTGTGGAGACGAGACAGTTCCGCGTGCAGAAAGCGGATTTGGCCGATGCGCCAGCCTCGGTCTTCTGCGCTGCGGCCGGCTTTTAGGTGGGCGCCGGCCAGCGTCCACACCCGATCCGGGGCCACCCGCACGTCGGCCGTCCACAGGCGGTGGTTGGTGAGCGACTGCGCCGCGGGCGCTCCGTTGTCGGCGTCCTGGCCCACGATGGGGGTCACCACGTCCGCGTAGTTTCGCACCACGCCGAGCGGATATCGGCTCAAGAGCACCACGTTCATGTACCAGGTGGGGCTCTCCACGGAGGTCGCAAAGCGATAGCTCGTGTCCCCGAGGCGGTTCTCGACGAAGGAATCGAGAAAGGCTTCACTCTCGGCCTCCTGCAGCACCACGAGGTCCGCGTCGAGCCGGCGCAGCGCCCGGGCAACGCGTCGCTTCCGATCCGTCAGGTCCGATGCGGGCGTGTTTTCGGTGCCGGCATCGATGTATGGGTTGTCGTGCCCGTCCACGAAGTGCTCTAGGTTCCAGGTTGCGACCCGGACGGTATCATCGTCCGGAAAGTCGTAGTCCGACGGAAGGGCCATTCCGGTCGTGGGGGAGGGAGACGAAGCGTCCGGTCCGCAGGCGGGGAGGAGGCAGAGTATGAGAAGAAGCGGGGGGAGGGTGCGCATGGGCAAGACGAAATGTACGAGTTGCGTGGACTTGATGGGTATGAAACGTAGGTCCTGGCGTGGACCATCGTGAAGGCTGGAGTTTAAAATCCGATCCACCTTTTCCCGGAAACCCATCGAGTCCAATGTCTTCTACTTACCTGGGGCTTGGATCCAACAAAGGCGACCGCTTGGAGCACCTGCACCGGGCGGTCGAGCGGTTGCAACAGCGCGACGCCATCGACGTGGTGAGCGTGTCCCCCGTCTACGAGACCGAAGCCCACACGACCTCGCCGGACGAGACCCAGCCTTCGTTTTTGAACGCCGTGACGCGACTGGCCGTCGAGGTCGATCCGGACGCCCTCCTTCGAGTAGCGCACGAGGTGGAGCGGGCGGAGGGGCGCATCCGGGCCGCCGAGCAGCGGTGGGGGCCTCGCCCCCTGGACGTCGACCTGCTGGCAGTCGGATCCCTCACGCGAAACACTGAGGCCCTCACGCTCCCTCATCCTCGTCTCGCGGAGCGCCGGTTCGTGCTCCGGCCCTGGGCCGACCTCGCGCCAAACTTCGTCGTCCCGCCGCCGTTCGATCAGTCTATTCGGTCACTGTTCGATGAGTGCGGGGACCCGGCCTCCATTCAGCAGACGGACTACACGATTGGAGACGAGACGGCGTCCCCAGAAGCCCCCGGCACGCAAGTCTCCAAACAGTCCGGTGGGGGCTGAGCCGACGAATCTACCCCGAACGTGCACCTCGCCATCCCTCCCGACGTTGCCGCGCCCGATGCCCTTGACCCCGCCGGACGCCCTCGACTATGTGGCCATCGAAGGCGCAATTGGGGCCGGTACCACCACGCTCACCGAGCTCCTGGCCGACCGCTTCGAGGCCGATCCCGTGCTCGAACGGTTCGAAGAAAATCCGTTCCTGGAGCGCTTCTATGAGGACCGGAAGCGGTGGGCCTTCCAGACGCAGCTCGCCTTCCTAGCAAGCCGGTTTCGGCAGCAAAAAGAGCTGTCCGAGCGCGACCTCTTCCGCGACTTCGCGGTGAGCGACTACACGTTCGACAAGGACCGCATCTTCGCCCGGCAGACGCTGAGCGGCGACGAACTGCAGCTCTACGAGTCGCTTTTTCGCCTCATGGAGCCGACCGTCCCGTCGCCCGACCTCGTGGTGTACCTACGCTCCTCCCCCGAGCGGCTCTTGCAGAACATCGAGATGCGTGACCGGCTGTACGAGCGCGACATGGACCCGGACTACATTGCGGACCTCCATGAGGCCTACGACCAGTACTTTCGCCAGTACGAGCGCACCCCCCTCCTCGTGGTGAACGTCGCGGAAATGGACTTCGTAGAGCACCCGGCGGATTTCCAAACACTGGTGCAGCACATTGTCGCCCCGTCTGAGGAGCGCACCCGCTACGTCCACCCGTCGTAGCAGCGGGGCTCGTTCCGACACCGATAGCACGGCCGTTTGCAGACGCGCACGATGGAGTACCTCGCTCTCGGCATCATTCTGTACTTTATCCTGCGGACGTCCGGCAACCTCGTCCGTCTGATGGGGGGAGAGGAACGGACATCGTCCCAGCAAGGACCGGCGCACGAGTCTCCGTCCCGTCAAACCGAGTGGGAGGGCCCCTCGCCCCGCCAGCGAACAGGAACGGCGCGCAATGCGCCGACATTTTGGGGAAAAGACGTAGAGGACGCACGCTGGCAGGACCTCAACGGGGAGGCGAACCCGTGAAGCCCGTCCCGATAATGCCCCGCCAGCGTCACTCCGATGTGCCAAACTCGAAGGTGAGCGTCGTCTGGCTGGCAACCGGCTGGCCGTTCTGCTGGGCAGGGCGGAAGCGAGACCGGCGGGCGGCAACGAGGGCCGCCTCCTCGAGGCCGTAATTGAGGTGTGCGACGGCGCGGGCACGTCTCCCGTCTGCGAGCTGCCAGCGCTTCAGGACGGTCGCCCCGGTGACCTGCCCCGTCTCGGAGACCTGCACGGCGATGCGGATCCGGGCCTGCACGTTCTCCTTGCGGGCAGCGGTCGGATAGTCGGGCTGTACGGCCCGGAACAGGCGGGCGTTGGTGTCGGGCGTGCGGGTTGCGCCCGGGGGGCCGGTCGTCCCCTCCCGCAGTTGATCGTCGTCCTCGGGGGCGTCGACGGCCAGGGCGGACGTGCCAAACTCAATCTCTTCCTCGATTACGACGTTGTTGGGAACGACCCTTGGGGGCACCGGTGCCGGTGGGGGCGGCGTCTGCTCGCGGGCCTGGGCCGTCGGCTGCACCTCGTTGACCTGGATGCGGTCCGGGCCCCGCTCTCCGAATGGACCGTCCGGGGCCTGCGGGGACGGTGCCGGCCACCAGCGCACGAGGGCAACGCCGAGCGCCAGCACGACGGCCAGCGCCCCGAGAAGGCGTCGCCGGTACGCGTGGTCGGACGTGAAGGCGGTGGAGCGGCGCATCGGACGGACAGCAATAGGAATCAATAGCGTATCTTTAAAAAAGGGGGGTGCCATCTGTTTCTAGGCGGTGGGCACGCTCGGTTCGTAGTCCAGACGCGGGCGCTGTTCTGAAAGCCCCGGAAGTGAGACGTCGATCAAGAAGCTCGATCGCGAAACTTTTCGGCCTGCTTGCACTTTCATCCGCAGATTTTACGAGAACCGCCAATACTGAGTGTTATGTCTCCCGACATACCCCCCGAACCTGGGCCCTGCTCACCGGCACCCACCCCATTGGATTAGTTTCCCTGCCCTCCCCATTTGGGGAGGTTTTTTTATGGGCCGCGGTGCCGCCGTCTGTCACTGACCCTCCCTCCACACCATGACCCACGCTTCTTCCTCCTCCACCCGCGATCCCGCCAAGCTGGTCCTGTCCGACGGCACCGTCGCCCGTGGCGTTGCGCTCGGCCAGCGAGGGCTCACCGGCGGCGAGCTGTGCTTCAACACGAGCATGACGGGATACCAGGAGATCATGACGGATCCGTCCTACTATGGCCAGCTCATGATGATGACCCAGCCCCACATTGGCAACTACGGCGCCTCGGCCGAAGACATGGAAGCCGACACGCCGATGGTGGCGGGCTTCATCGTCCGCGACTACCCGCGTCGTCACTCCAACACCCAGGCCGACGAGACGCTTGAGGCCTTCATGCAGCACCACGATCTCGTGGGCATCGCGGGGGTGGACACCCGGGCGCTCGTTCGGCATGTGCGGGACAAGGGGGTCATGAACGCCGTCATCTCGTCCGAGGACCTGGAGGAGGAGACGCTCCTGCAAAAGGCACGCGACTGGCCCAGCATGGCGGGCCGCAAGCTGGCCTCGGAGGTGAGCACCGATGGCCCCTACACCTTCTGTGAAGGGCCCGGGCCGCGCATCGCGGTGTACGACTTCGGGGTCAAGCAGAACATCCTGCGCTCGTTTCGCCGGCGGGGGTGCACGGTAAAGGTGGTGCCGGGCGACACGGACCTCGGCGACGTGCTCGGCTGGGACCCCGACGGCCTGTTCTTCTCGAACGGCCCCGGCGACCCGCGCCCGATGGCCGATGCGATCGAGACCGTGAGCGAGGCCATCGACACGGGCCTCCCGATCTTCGGCATCTGCCTGGGCCACCAGCTGATGGCCCTGGCAGAGGGAATTGAGGTCTACAAAATGCACGTGGGCCACCGCGGGGCGAACCATCCGGTCAAAAACCTCGACACCGGGCAGGTGGAAGTGACGACCCAGAATCACGGCTTCGCGGTCGATCCGGAGTCGATTGCCCCGGAGACGGCCCGCGTGACGCATGTCAATTTGAACGACGATACGATCGAGGGGCTCGAGTTCAAGACCTTCGCCGGCATGTCGCTGCAGTATCACCCGGAGGCGTCTCCCGGCCCGCACGACAGCCACTATCACTTCAACCGCTTCATGGAGCTGGTGGCGGAGGAACGCGATGTGACACTGCCGGAGGCAGCCACCGAGCCGGCCGTCGCGACGGCGTAGACGACCGAAGATTGACGGGCAACGGCAGCAAGGCGAAGGCAGACGCCCGAGAACCATTGACGTCGGGAGGCCCCGACGGTGTTCATCCATCACGCACCACGCACCCACGCACGTTCCCAATGCCCAAGCGCACCGACATCGAGACCGTTCTTCTCATCGGGTCCGGCCCCATCGTGATCGGGCAGGCCTGCGAGTTTGACTACAGCGGCAGCCAGTCGGCCCGTGCCCTGATGGACGAGGGCTACCGGGTGGTTCTGGTGAACTCCAATCCGGCCACCATCATGACCGACCCGCTGATGGCCGACGAGGTGTACCTCCGGCCGCTCACCCCGTCGTCCATTGCGCAGATTGCCCGCGAGGAGGAGCCGGACGCCGTGCTGCCCACGATGGGCGGCCAGACCGGCCTCAATGTGGCGCAGGACCTGAAGAAAGATGGATTCTGGCACGAGGAGGGCATCGAAGTGATCGGGGTCGACATCGATACGGTCCAGATCACGGAGGATCGCCAGGAATTTCGGACGCTGATGGACGATATTGGGCTCGACCAGTCCCGCAGTGACACGGCCAAGAGCCTGTTGGAGGCCAAGGAAATCACTCAGGAGCTCGGGGGACTGCCGGTCGTCATCCGGCCGTCGTATACGCTCGGGGGCTCGGGCGGGGGGATCGTGTGGAAGGAGGAGCAATTCGAAGCGATGATCACTCGGGGGCTGGAGCTCTCTCCGACCCATCAGGTGTTGATCGACGAGTGCCTCTTTGGGTGGAAGGAGTACGAGCTGGAGCTGCTCCGCGACCCCAACGACAACGTGATCATCATCGCCTCCATCGAGAACGTGACGCCGATGGGCGTGCACACCGGCGACTCGGTGACTGTGGCGCCCCAGCAGACGTTGACGGACAAGCAGTTTCAGCGGATGCGCGACGCGGCGATCAAGGCGATGAACTCGATTGGCACCTTTGCGGGCGGGTGCAACATCCAGTTTGCCTTCGAGCCGGGCACCGGGCGCATGATTGTGATCGAGATCAACCCGCGGGTGAGCCGCTCCTCGGCCCTCGCCTCGAAGGCGACCGGGTACCCCATCGCGAAGGTGGCGTCGAAGCTGGCGGTTGGCTACACGCTCGACGAGCTGCCGAACGAGGTCACCGGCGACACGAGTGCCTGCTTCGAGCCCTCGCTCGACTACGTGGTCACCAAGATTCCGCGCTTCAACTTCGACAAGTTCGAGGGGGTCGACGAGGAGCTCACCACGCAGATGAAGGCCGTCGGCGAGGTCATGTCGATCGGCCGCACGTTCAACGAAAGCCTGCAGAAGGCCTGGCAGAGCCTCGAAATCGGGTACGCGGGCCTCGGGGCCGACCGCCCGGACGCCGACCGTGAAACGGTGCGTGAGCGGCTGACGGCCCCACGCTGGGACAACCTGCTGCACGTCCGCCACGCCTTCCGCTACGGGGCGAGCGTGGAAGAGGTACACGACATTACCCAGATTGACAAGTGGTTTCTCTATCAGATCAAGGATCTCGTCGCCCTTGAGGAGGCAATCCGCTCCACTTCCCTCCGCGAGATGGACGCCCGCTTCCTTCAAGAGGCCAAGCGCGCGGGCTTCTCCGACGAGCAGATTGCCTTTCTCGTCCCCGAGGACGTGTCCGACCGCGAGGTGCGCGCCCACCGGAAGGACGAAGACGTCACCCCGGCCTATCAGCTCGTCGACACCTGTGCCGGCGAGTTCCCGGCGGAGACGCCCTATTACTATTCCAGCTACGAGACCGTCAACGAGAGCACGGTCACGGACCAGCCGAAGGTGCTAATTCTCGGTTCCGGCCCCAATCGCATTGGGCAGGGCATCGAGTTTGACTACTGCTGCGTCCACGGCGTGAAGGCCGCCCAGGAGATGGGCTACGAGGCCCTCATGCTGAACTGCAACCCCGAAACGGTGTCCACGGACTTCGACGTGGCCGACAAGCTCTACTTTGAGCCGGTCTTCTGGGAGCGGGTGCAGGACGTCATCGACCTGGAGCAGCCGGAGGGGGTGATCCTCCAGCTCGGCGGCCAAACGGCCATCAAGCTCGGCGAGCGGTTCGAGGAGGATGGCATCCAGATCCTGGGAACCTCGTACTCGAAGATGGACCTCGTGGAGGACCGTGGCAAGTTCACGTCCATTCTCCAGAAGCTGGACATTCCGTTCCCGCCCTACGGCGTGGCCCACTCGAGGGAAGAGGCCCTCGAGACCGCCGACCGTCTCGGGTATCCGACCCTGATCCGGCCCAGCTACGTGCTCGGGGGCGAAGGCATGCGCATCGCCATCAATGAGGACGAGGTGGCCGAGTACGTGGGCAACGTCCTGGAGACGTACCCCGACAACGAGATCCTGCTCGACCGCTTCCTCGAAGACGCGGTTGAGCTGGACGTGGACGCCATCTGTGACGGCGATGAGGTCTGGATTGCGGGCATGATGCAGCACATCGAGCCGGCGGGGGTCCACTCCGGCGACTCGACCGCCGTCCTGCCGCCGTTCAGCCTCTCCGACGCGGTGCTGGACACCATTCGGGAGTATGTGCGGGCCCTTGCCTTTGAGCTGGATGTCCTCGGCCTCGTAAACGTGCAGCTCATTGTCAAGGATGGAACGGTGTACGTCATCGAGGCCAATCCGCGGGCCTCCCGCACGGTCCCCTTCATCGCCAAGGCGGCCGACATTCCGATCCCCGCCATCGCCACGAAGGTCATGCTCGGTGAGAAGCTCGAGACCTTCCGCGAGCGGGGCGATCTGCAGTCGGACCTGGAGGAGTACGCAATCAAGGAGCCTGTCTTCTCGTGGGACAAATTCCCGGAGGTGCCGAAGGAACTCGGGCCGGAGATGAAGTCGACGGGCGAGTCGATTGCGTTCGTGGAGTCCCTCGACGCCGAGCAGTTTGAGCAGCCCTACGAGATGAAGGACCTGTACCTATCCCGATAGTAGGCCGTTGAGGCGGAGTATCCCGGACGGTCGGCACCTGTGCGTTCTGTTACCGATGGGCGGGGGCGTGCGGCGTACGAGGTCCCACGGTCATCGGATCTCAAGCCCCACAGGTCATGTCTTTCGATCTTGCCAGTCTCACGTGCCACCGAGAGTGCTGGTCGCGGGCACTCGCCCCCCTGGCGCGTGCGGTCGTTCTTTTGCTCGCTGTCTGGGCGGGGGCGACGGCTCCGGCTTCGGGCCAGGCGGTGCGCGCGCCCCAGTCCGTCGATGTCCCGTCCGTGGACGAGCTCGCCCGGCGTGCCGTGGAGCGGAGTGGAGCACGCCCGAGCATGCTTGCCACCACGGAGGGCGGGAAGATGCGCTCTCGGCTGCGTGGACGTCCGCCCGCCCCGCTTCTGCCCGCCCTGGACGGCTCGTCTCGGTTCCGTCGCGCCCTTCTGGGCAGTGCAGCCGGGGTGACAGTCAGTGTAGGGACGCTCCTTCTCTTGTCCGACGCCGACCTGACCGGCCGCCACGATCAGGGCCGGTACGGGGACAACGAGGAGCTACGGGCCCAAGGGGCCGCCTTGCTGTTGATCGTTGGGAGTGCGCCGATTGGAGCGGTGCTCGGGGCCGGGCTTGCGGACGACGGGCTGCCCGGAGAGGCCCTCTTCGCTGCGGGGCTTGGGGAGCTCACCGTCGGTGCAATGGGAGCCCTGGTGGGCATTGGGGGAGCGGCCCTCATCGGAAGTGGAACTCCGGGACAGCAGGTGGGAGCAGGCGTTGGGGCGGGTGTGGGAGCGGCCATTGGGGCCGCCCTCGGAGCGACACTATCAGCTCCAAACGGGCGCGGGGCGCTCTCTTTTCGAGGAGGGACGTGGTCCGTCGGCGTGCCAGACATCACGATTCGTCCCACACTCCGAAATGATGTCCCCGTTGCTGCGCGTGTGCCCCTCATCACGGCGAGCCTCTACCGCTAGGGCCATGAGGGTTTCCGGACAACGTTCACGGGGACGGGTGAACTTTTCTGTGCTCTGAAGGTAAAGCGAGTTGTCGGTGAATCGCACCGTCCCTCAGTATGCGGACCCGGCTTCTTTCCGAACGTCGACCTGGTCGTGATTGCACGCGAAGGATACACAATTATCGCCGTCGCTGCGAGCCTAGCGCTCGTGCTGACGGCAGGGGCGTTTTGGGTCGACGCGTGGCTGTGGCGGGGGCTGATGCTCGCTCTTGCGATTGGGGGCCTCGCGTTTACTCTCTACTTCTTCCGGGACCCGGAGCGGACGCCGCCGCCGGACGCCCTGGAGACTGGCATCGTGGCCCCGGCCGACGGCCGGGTCGTGGAGATCGCGGAAGAGGAGGAGCCCCTGTATCTCGACGGCCCGGCCCGGCGCATCTCCATCTTTCTCTCGCCGTTGGACGTGCACGTGAACCGGGTGCCGGCACGGGGCGTCATCGAGCACGCCGAGTACCGTCCGGGTGACTACCTCGTGGCGTGGCATCCGAAGGCCAGTGAAAAGAACGAGCGGTCCGAGTTCGGCCTGCGACACCCCAGTGGCACGAAACTCCTGTTTAAGCAAATCGCGGGGGCGGTGGCACGCCGCATCGAATACGATCTCCATGAGGGGGATACGGTGGAAACCGGGGCGCGCTTCGGCATCGTCAAGTTTGGGTCCCGGATGGACCTGCTCGTGCCGCCATCGGTAGAGCTTCACGCAGAAGAGGGACAGGTGGTGCGGGCGGGGACGACGGTTCTGGGACGCATCCCGACGCCCGACTCCGGCCAGTCCTCGTCCTCGGAGGCAACCGCCGCGCCGGCCGCCTCGTCCGCACGCCGCTCGTCTGCTTCTTGATTGCTGACCGAATGGGATGATCGACCTCTTTGGGGCCGACCGTGCGGGCAGTACGGCCCGGGCGGACGACCGCTCCTCCCGGCCGGCGAGCGTTCGGCGTCGTCTCCGTGCTTATCGGAGTGCGCGCCGTGAGCAGCGGGGCGACCGACCGCCGCCCCGGGTGGCGGTGCCGTCCTTCTTCACGCTGATGAACCTGCTGTGCGGGTTCATGGCCCTCACGCAGGTGGCGAACGCAGCGTTCGTCATGGCCTGCTGGCTCATTGTGCTGGCCGGCTTCTTCGATCTGCTCGACGGCGTGATGGCACGCCTCGCGGGCGCCGACAGCCCATTTGGCGTCCAGCTCGATTCCCTCAGCGACATCGTGTCGTTCGGGGTGGCACCGTCATTTCTGCTCTACGGATACGTGCTGAACGCCCTCAACCCGGTCGGGATGATCGTTGCTGCCCTGCCGGCACTCTGCGGGGCGGTGCGGCTGGCCCGTTACAACATGACCGCGGACGAGAGCGACAAAGAAGGCTTCGAGGGCCTTCCCATTCCGGGACAGGCCATTGCCGTCGTGGCGCTCATCCTGGCTGCCGAGAACTCGCCCTGGGACGGCCGCTTTGCCCTCGACAGCCTCCGCGTCGTGCTGCCCGTCGTTATCGTGTTGTCCGGGCTGATGGTATCGAGCATCCGGTTCGACGCCATCCCCATGCCCTCCCTGGAGACCGTGCGCACGCATCCCCGAAAAGTTGCCGCGTACGGGCTCGCGGGACTGCTGATCGTGGGGCTCCAAGAGCGGGGGCTTCTGATCGTCCTGACTGCCTACCTGTTGCACGGCGTGGGACGGGCTCTCTACAAGCTCGGGCGGGCGCTCATTGCTCCGGTGCCGGACGGGCCGCCGGGCTCCTGAAGACGCCGACCATCTCAACATTCTCTGCCGTTTTCTGCATCCGACTGCACCCATGTACAAAGCTACGATCTCGATCACCCTCCGCCCGTCCATCCTCGATCCCGAGGGCAAGACCATCCAGCACGCCCTGACCAACCTCGGGTACGACGCGGTGGACCAGGTACGCATGGGCAAGCAGGCGGAGGTGTGGATCGACGCGGCCAGCGAAGCCGAGGCCCGTGAGGTGGCCACGGAGGCCTGCGAAAAGCTACTCGCAAACCCTGTCACCGAAAACTTCGACATCCAGATCGAATCTGCGTCCCGCGAGGCGGCCGAGGAGGGAACGGCCTGACGACGCAACCGTCCTCACCCCATTGGGTACTCGATGCGTTTGCCTGCGACAATCCGTTCACGAATTCCATTCGTTTGCTTGCTATGACTGAGGGTTTTCCGCAACGCATGCTTGGGGCACCGGCTGAGCCGGACGTCAAACCGGCGCCGCCGGAGGTGGAAGAGGCCGAACAAGAAGAGGAAGACAGGGGCACCGACGAGCCCTGGTTCGTCGTCCTCTTCAACGACGAAGTGCACACCTTCGAGGAGGTCATCGGGCAGCTGGTGAAGGCCACGGGCTGTAGCCGTGGTGAGGCCGAAGACATGGCCTGGACGGTTCACAACGAGGGCAAGGCGACCGTCTACGAGGGCACTTTTGAGGAGTGCTTCGAGGTCCAGAGTGTGCTGAAGGAAATCCAGCTCGTGACGGAAATTCAGGGGTAGGAGGCCCTCCCGGCAGGGCCTACGAAGCGGGCCGACGCCACACGTGAAGGAGGGTCTGGGGGGCAGAGTGCGTGTAGCGGGTCGTTCCGCTCAAGGACTTCACCCGTACAGAATCCGGGCCGGGCACCACCACCGAGCGATCATCGAGCCAACCCCAGACCGCCCCCTCCACTCGGCCAAGGCGGCGGGTCTGTCCTTTCACCCGCACGGCGGCCTGCGGGGACGCGTCGCTCCGCAGGGTGAAGGCGAGGCGGGTGCCTGAAGGCGACCACCGGGGATGCACCTGGTCGGCGGTGGCTTGGTCGGGGGAGACGAGGAAAGTGGGGCGCGAGCCGTCGTAGACCACCACCTGCCGGTGGCCGGACGCCTCAACCTGTACATCGAGGGCTACCTCCTTTGTCTGCGGGGCCCACCGGTGATGGCGGGCACGGCGCTCGTCTTCGAACAGGGTCTCGGTATTGGTGCCGTCGGGGCCGCTCAGGACGAAGGACGAGTCGGGCACGTACTCGCCGCGGTCCCGGTTGTATTCGAGCTCCCGGTAGATATAGGCCATCTGCTGGCCGGTAGGAGCATAGCGAATGTAGTGCATGCGGCGGATGTCGAGTGAGGCCTGGGTGGTACAGTCCCCTGCGTCCACTACGTACAGGTTGTCGTCGGTGCGGGCGGCAAGCGAACCGTCTTCCAGCCAGTGCAGGACCTCGCGGACGCTGCTGCATCCCACGTCCCGGGTCGTGCCGTCGGGCGTCACGACCTGGAGCCCCCCGGGCCCACGCCCGCCGTCGTCGGTGGGGCGGTAGTGACCGACGGCGAGGCGATCCTGGTCGGGGTGCCAGGCCAGCGAGTAGGTGACCTCCGTCCCGGCCATGGCGTGCACACGGCGTGTCTTCTGTGTCGTCAGATCCAGCAGTGCGAGGTGGGACGAGTCCGCCGTGGCGTAGCTGAACGCAAGGTGACGACCGGACGGCGACACCGCCCGGGCCTGCTTGGCCGTGGCGCCCCCGACGAGGGTCTGACTCTTGTCCTCGCGTGCATCATGGAGCATGAGGCCGCCGGTTGAGGCCGTGTACAGCAGAAAGAGGGACGGACCAGAGGAGGCGGCTGGTTCGTCCGTCTCGGTCGCGGAGACGGGCGGCTGTGAGGATGAACAGGCGACCCCCAATCCCAAGACCCCGATGAGTGCGCACAAAACGACGATACGAGGGGAAGACGAGGGACAGTGCATAGACCGAAAAAGCTTAGAAAAGATGGAGGGCCAGCAAAAATCTAGGGGGGCGAGCCGTGAAGGTCAGACAAAGCCTCT
This portion of the Salinibacter grassmerensis genome encodes:
- the pssA gene encoding CDP-diacylglycerol--serine O-phosphatidyltransferase produces the protein MIDLFGADRAGSTARADDRSSRPASVRRRLRAYRSARREQRGDRPPPRVAVPSFFTLMNLLCGFMALTQVANAAFVMACWLIVLAGFFDLLDGVMARLAGADSPFGVQLDSLSDIVSFGVAPSFLLYGYVLNALNPVGMIVAALPALCGAVRLARYNMTADESDKEGFEGLPIPGQAIAVVALILAAENSPWDGRFALDSLRVVLPVVIVLSGLMVSSIRFDAIPMPSLETVRTHPRKVAAYGLAGLLIVGLQERGLLIVLTAYLLHGVGRALYKLGRALIAPVPDGPPGS
- the purS gene encoding phosphoribosylformylglycinamidine synthase subunit PurS; this translates as MYKATISITLRPSILDPEGKTIQHALTNLGYDAVDQVRMGKQAEVWIDAASEAEAREVATEACEKLLANPVTENFDIQIESASREAAEEGTA
- a CDS encoding ATP-dependent Clp protease adaptor ClpS: MTEGFPQRMLGAPAEPDVKPAPPEVEEAEQEEEDRGTDEPWFVVLFNDEVHTFEEVIGQLVKATGCSRGEAEDMAWTVHNEGKATVYEGTFEECFEVQSVLKEIQLVTEIQG